The Anaerolineae bacterium genomic sequence ACCGCCCTGATCTGCGCAATGCCGTTGACATGGCCATCGACCAGACCGGCAATGTCTACGTCCTGCGGTCGGATGGTACCCTCAGCAAGTATTACAGCGGCGAGGCGCAGTTCTTCCAGTTTTCCAACCTGCCCAGTGGCGCGGTCGGTAGCCTGGGCAGCGCCAGCAGCATGTACCTGGACACCGGCCTGATTTCCCCTGGCTTCTACATCCTGGATGCGCCCAACCAGGTGATGTACGAAACCACCCTGGGCGGGACGTTCATCCGCGGCTATCGCGCTCCATCCGAGTTCAGCTTCCGCGACCTGAGCGGTCTGGTAGTCGACTCTGCGGCGGAAAACCTGTACCTGCTGGCCCGCGAAACGCTGTACCATGTCCCCAAGTGCCAGTGAAGGAGCGGGGTGATGCGCGGGGGCGGCGTGCTGATGACCTGTTCGGTCTGGCTGATCGGGCTAGGCTTGCTGGCTGCTGTCTTTTACTATGGCGCGATTCTGCTGGGGTTCTACAAGGATTCGATGATGGCGCACTTCCGCGAGTATGGGGAGGAGCGCCGCGTGTACCCGCTGGCCCGCTTTCTGCTGGCACTGGGGTTGCTCTGCCTGGTGCTTTCGCCCCTCCTGCCGGGGAGTATGACCGGGCTGACCTTCACGGCGCTGGCCCTGATCATCATCGTCAGCAGCTATGCTGTCACCCGTGTGGAGCCGTTACAGGCGTCGCTGCCGCGCTGGTACTACCGCCTGCTACGCGAATTGACGCGGGAGGAACGGCGGGCCATCGCCTATGCCTGGCTGCGCCTGCCGCTCCGGACTCGCCTGCGCCTGAATGGCGATGATCATGCCTTCTGGATCTTTATCGATGAGGTGCGCCTGACGGTGATCTACGGGGCGCGCGACCCGGACGACCCCTGGGCGGCCTGGCAGTGAAGCTGCATAGCGTCAGGCGGGCGTAAGGCAGGCGTGTAGGGCGGCCAGGGCCGGCGCGGTATAATCGCGGCGGATCAACGACATTTCAGGTTCATGAGGCAATAATCGTATGCGACTTTCCCCACCGCTGGCGCTGGCCGGCGTTGTCTTGCTGATGATCTTCACTGTTGTGGCTGCCGTCGCCGTCTATGGCGGCGTCCGCCTCCTGACCATCCAGGCGGGCGATATTGCCGCACTGCCGGCTTTTGACCCGCTGCGCCTGCGTCCCAGCCCAACGCCGATTGGTGTGGTGAGCGTGGCCCAGGCCACGCCTACGGCCATCGCTGCCGCCATCCCGACAGCGGTTGGCGGTGAGCCGGAACCTACCGCCGAAGTGCAGGTCGACCCTGCCGCTGGCTACAGCGCCTGGTCTGACCCGAACCGGGTCAACATCCTGCTGTTGGGGATCGATCAGCGGCGGGGAGAACAAGGCCCGTTCCGCACGGACACTATGATTGTGCTTAGCGTGGACCCCGTCCGCCGCAGCGCTGTGATGCTCTCCATCCCACGCGATCTGTGGGTGAGCATCCCCGGCTTTGCGCCGGGCCGGATCAACACTGCCAATTCGCTGGGCGATTCGTATGACTTTCCGGGTGGCGGCCCCGCCCTGGCCGCCCAGACGGTGGAGCGCAACCTGGGCATCCGCATCCACCATACGATTCGCGTCAATTTCGACCTGTTCCTGCGGGCGGTGGAGGCGATCGCCCCGGTGGAAATCTGCGTGACTGAGACGATCCACGACGAGGCCTATCCTGACGGTAGCTACGGCATCATGACTGTACACTTTGACCCCGGCTGCCAGCCGATGAACGCCGAACAGCTCCTGCAGTACGCCCGTGTCCGCCATACGCAGGGCGGCGATTTCGACCGTGCTCGCCGCCAGCAGCAGGTGATCACCGCGGCTCGCGATCGCATTTTGAGCCTGGGCGGGGTGCAGGCCTTGCTGGCGCAGGCCCCGGCTCTATGGGAAGCAGCCCGCCAGGACATTCAAACCACGCTCTCATTTGAGCAGCTGGTCAGTCTGGCCCTGCTGGCTCAGGATATCCCACAGGAGAACATCACCCAGGCCGTGCTGGACGCCAATTACGTCTACTTTGAAACTACCGCCAGCGGCGATCAGGTGCTGCGGCTGCGCGGGGACGCCATGCGGCGGCTGGTCAGCGACCTGTTCAACCCGGTGAAGATGGAGCAGGAGGACCTGCGTGCTCTGGCTGCTTCGGAGACGGCAACGCTGAGCGTGGTGAACGGCACCACGACGCAGGGCCTGGCCGCGGAAGCACGTGACTGGCTTCAGGCGCGGGGCTTCAACGTCGTCGAGATCGGCAACGCTACCAGTTCTGGTTATGCGCACACCGTGATCAAGGACTACACCAACAAGCCTTATACCGCCCGGTTGCTGGCTTCCCTGCTCGGGTTGCCGGTGACCGCTGTCCAGCCCGGCAGCGATAACGCAACAGTGCAGGACATCCAGATCGTGGTGGGCGAAGACCTGATCCCGTTGCTGCGCGGCCAGTAGCCGCCCGGCAGGAGCCAGGATCAGAGGAACGGGGCGCTTTCCGGCACAGGAAGCGCCCCGTTGGTGATGTCTCAAGCAGTAGGCTAGCGGACAGTCAGGCCGCCGACGCCGCCTTGGAAGATGATCAGGATGCGCTGCGTAGCGGTGGCGTAATCGGGGGTCTCCCAGACCTGGTTGTTGTCATCATCCCGAATCTGGGGCACATTGCCCGCGATACTGACCTCACCGAGGCCGGTATCAGCTTCCAACCGCAGGGCGACGCCCTCCGGCACGTCCACGGTGAAGCCGCCCACGCCGCCCTTGATCCGGATTGTCGGTGTAGCGCCCTGCGGCACGTTGACGCGGAATTCGCCCACACCACCATTCAGTGTGACCTCATAGGCGTCGCCGGTCGGCAGATCGATGGTCATTTCCCCCACGCCGCCATCGACAGTCAGGGCGCTGATCTGCAGGCCATCCAACGCCAGGCGGGCTTCCCCGACGCCGCCATGAACGGTGATCGCCAGCGGTACTTCCGGGCTGAGGCGGATATCCCAGCGTAACTCCAGCGAGTCGTCGCCGGGGAACAGAGGAGCGAACGGCCAGGTGCTGATGTTGGTGACCTCCCCCGTCTGGCTCAGGCTGATGCTCTTGCGCGTTGTGCCCTGAGCGCGGAAGTCGATCTCGCCGACGTAGTTGAGATCAGCTTCGATCAGGTTGGTGGAATCGCTCAGGGTGTCGACCGTCACCTTGCCCACCGACAGGTTGAGCTGAATATCGGCGGCGGTGGCCTCCCCCAGCGGTTCGCTAAAGGACGCCTGCTTGATCTCCGGCAGGGTGACCAGGCCCAGCGACGGCCCGGCGAACATCAGGACGACGGCCAGGGCGATTGTGCCGAGGGCGATTGCCGCGCCAACGACGGGCGACCCACGGCCAATCAGCAGATCAAGGCCGATAGCGATCACGAAGATCGGCCAGATACGGAACAGCACTTGCAGATTAGCGGCTCCCAGGACGCCGATGTTGCCCAGCAGCCAGATCAGGCCCACGCTGATCAGCGCGATCGGCCAGAAAAGTGAACGGTAGCCGCGTTGTTGGTTAGCCATGGATTTCCCCCACTTGATGAATTGGCAGCCTGATGATGCCCGACTGCGCATGTCGGTACATTATGCTATACGCCGCAGGTGGTCAGAAGTTGCAGACGGTATCCCCCTCTAGCGACCCGGAAAAACCGTTCCAACGCTAACTCCAGGTGGGCTGGCCGGTTCCAGCCAGTAAACGCCTGATGTGCCTTCCGCCGCCCAGCCGCTTACGCCCGTTGGTAACGCCAGGCGGTACCAGTAGTAGCCGGTGTTGCACAGCGGGCCATCCAGAACGGTGAAGGTTGCCCCGGAACGCAGCAGACCGATCTCGCCAGCGCCGATTGCTGGCAGCAGGCGCAGCCGTAGACCGTCGACAGCCGTAGATACACGGCCTTCCTGGCCGGGGCGCAGCCGGGGAGGAGGGACAGTCAGGCACAACGTATCAAGCGTCGGAGAGGGCGTGAGCGTCGGGCGGGCGGTGAGGGTTGGCCGGGGTGTTGGGGTGACCGAGGGTGTCGGTGTGGCGGTCGGGCGGGGCGTTGGGCTGGGTGTTGCTGTGACGGTAGCGGTGAGTGTTGGGGTGGCAGTAGCGGTTGGAAGTGGTGTTGGGGTTGGCGTTACGACTGCGACGTAATGCTGCACGCTATCCCCGGCAACGATCCAGGCGGGTTGCCCATCCGGCTGGATGATGCGCCACCACCAGCTTCCGCCACGGCAGAGCGGTCCGGCCACGATGGTAAGCAGGCTGTCTGCCTCCCAGCGCCCGCGCAGGGCCGCCCCCGCCTCCGGGAGCACCCGTGCTGCCAATGGGGCGCCGACATGGGTTACACGCAGTTGCTTGCCAACTTCGCCCGGCGGGGGCAGAGCCAGGGCACAGGTGATATCCGCCGGGTCAGGGGAGGGGGCGGGCAGACGTACCGGTTCCAGGTAGTAAACACGATCCTGACCTTCCGCTGCCCAGCCAGTCAGCCCTTCGGTTGCCGCAACCTGCCACCAGCGGAAGCCGTCGGCGCAGATCGGCCCGGCTATCACCCGTACCTGCGTATCACCGGCCAGCCGCCCGACACTGGCCGCGCCCAAGCCGGGTGTAACCCGCAGGCGCAGGGTCTGGCCTTCGGCGGCGGTGGTGCGGGCGTAGGTGCCGATCGCCAGGCGAGGCGGAATCATCCCGCACGGATCGCCCTGAGCTGTTGTCATCCCTGGCAGCAGCGCCAGGATCAGCAGGATCAGCGGCAGGAATCTCCCAGGGCAGCAAAGGGAACGGGCTCTAACCATCCGGTGAACCTTTCTCCGGCAACGGTGTTCTCAAGTGTGTCATAGTAGCGCCATCGTGGTTATGATTATCGGACAAAACGACCCTGGTGGCACGAATCTGATTGCTTCGATGGGGAGCGATTCGGGGTACGGCAACTTGCTGGTATTCTTTTGACAGGCAGTGGCGCACGGATTCTTCAGGCACGGATCAGCACAAATGAAAGGTGCATTTTTAATCCGTGAGAATCGGCGAGTCGTCCGTGCTCCATTAGAATTGCGAACTAGAGGGGCTGGCAGGGGGACGCGATGCGCATCAAACTGGCTTACGGTGTCGATGGCCTGTGGCTTGATCTGCCGGACGCGCTTGACGTGACTGTGCTGGAGCCACACTTTGTCCCGGCCCTGGCGGAGTCGGAGGCGGCGCTGCGGGCGGCGCTGGCCGCGCCGCTGGAATCGCCGCCGCTGCGAGAGTGCGTCCGGGCCTCTGACCGCGTGGCGATCATCTTCAGCGACATCACCCGCCCGACGCCCAATCATCTGATCCTTCCGGCAGTGCTGGAGGCTATCGCCCATGTCCCCCCTGAGCAGATCGTGCTGTGTAATGCGCTGGGTACGCACCGCCCCAATACGTCGGAAGAACTGGTGCGCTTGCTGGGGCCGGTGATCGTCAGCCGCTACCGTATTATCCAGAACAATGCCTTTGATCCGTCGACCCAGCGTTACCTGGGGCAGACCTCGCGCGGACACGAGTTGTGGATCAACCGGGAGGTTGTAGCTGCTGATTTCAGAATCCTGACCGGGTTCATCGAGCCACACTTCTTCGCCGGGTTTTCTGGGGGCGGCAAGGCGCTGATGCCCGGTATGGCTGGCTTGCAGACCGTCCTGGGTAACCATGACGCCGGGATGATTGACGATCCGGGTGCCACGTGGGGTGTCAGCTACGGCAACCCGATCTGGGAGGAAGCGCGGGAGGCCGCGCAACGGGTGGGGCCGAACTTTCTGCTCAATGTGACACTCAACCGCGATCAGGCCATCACCGGAGTGTTCGCCGGGGCGCTGCCCACCGCCCATGACGCCGGGATCGCTTTTCTCCGCCAGTCGGCGCTGGTTCCGGTGGCGGCTCCGTTCGATGTCGTCATTACCACCAATGCCGGTTATCCACTCGACCAGAGCCTTTACCAGTCAGTCAAGGGTATGAGCGCGGCGGCCCGGATTGTCAGGCCGGGCGGGGCGATCATCATTGCCGCGGCTTGCGCGGATGGCATCCCCGATCATGGGCTGTACGGCGAACTGCTGCGCTCGGCGGGCAGCCCGGCGAATGTGCTGGCGATGGTGCGCGCCTTCGACCCGCCGCGTCAGGATCAGTGGCAGGCTCAGATTCAGGCACTGGTTCAGCTCAAGGCCGATGTATACGTCTACTCAGACGGCCTGACCGATACGCAGGTGCGTGACGCCCTGCTGCAACCCTGCCATGACATCCCGGCGCTGGTGAGCGACCTGGCGGCCCGCTACGGGCCGGGCGCACGCATCGCCGTCCTGCCGGAAGGCCCGCAGACGATCGCCTGTGTCGGCGCGGTCTGAAGAACAGGCGGGGGGCAGGTCGGCGTGTGCAATTCGGCACCCGATAGAGGATAATCTGTATACCTTTTGAAGCCATTGCAGCCACCCGCAGGGTGGTCCTGACCGGATGAGGGTACCCGTGAGCGCCGGATTTGATCCCGATTTTGACGACGCCGTATGGACGCTGGACTGGCTGCGCATCCCCGTGCGGCAGGTGCCGGTGGGCGACTATGAAAGCGGCTACCGGGTGGTGCGGGAGTTTGTCGAGCAGATCGATGTCTTCGGGCAGTCTTACCAGCTGGACCCGCCGCTGGACGTGCGTGGCCTGTTTGATCCGGCAGGCGTGCTGTGGATGTCCGACACGCCGCAGGAACGGATGATGATGTACAACAACGCCAGGCGCTCGCAGGGACATATACTGGTCGGTGGGGCAGGGCTGGGCCTCTACCCGCAGTATGTGACTGGCGCGGCTTCTTTCACCATCATCGAGCGTAGCCCGATCGTCCTCAAGGTGGTTGGGCCGATGTTGCAGGAAGTTATGGCCGAGCGAGGGGTACAGCTACGCTTTCTGGTGGGTGATATCGAGACTTTCCTGGCCAGGGCCGAACCGGGCGGCTACGACACGATCTTCCTCGATACCTGGGAGCGCCTGGACGCCGCCCTGCTGCCATCGATCAACCGCCTGCGCAACCTCTCCCTCCGCCATCTGGCTCCGGGCGGGCAGGTGCTATTGTGGGGGTACCGCTGGATGGTGCGCCTGTTTGAGGAGGCATGCGCTACCTTGCTGATTATGCCGCCGGAGGAGCGCGAGCTGTGGCTGGCGGAACAGCGTCCCGCTAACCCGCGGGCGGCGGTCCTGCTGACCCCGATCGCCGATGCCTTCCGGGGGCGGACGATCCAGCGCTGGGAACTCGATGAGGCCGTGCGTTACTGCCGCGAGTGGGTCCGGCAGGTCACGGTCTAGGAGTGGGATGGATGGCGACGACCAGGCCCGGATCGCTGCAGACACCTTTGAGCGCCGACATTCATCTGCTCGGCGACCTGCTCGGCCAGGTTATCCGCGAGCAGCACGGTGAGGAAGCTTTCGCCCTGGTAGAGCGGGTGCGGCTGGCCGCCAAGGCCCGCCGCACCGACGATCCGGATGCGCTCCGAATGCTCACAGCGACCATTGAAGCCCAGTCCCCGGAAGCGCTGCGCATCCTGATCAAAGCCTTCAGCCACTACTTCCAGTTGATCAACATCGCCGAAGATCAGCAGCGTATTCGCGTCCTGCAGGCACGGGAGGCGGCGGGTAGCCTGCACGAGTCGGTGGAGGAGGCCATCGGTGTTTTGCGCGGGGCCGGGCTGGAGGCGGACGCCGTGCGCGAATTACTGGGGCGGCTGCGGGTGCGCTTTGTGCTGACAGCTCATCCTTCCGAAGCCAAGCGTAAGGAGGTGTTGCTCAAGCTACGCCAGATCGCCGGGCTGATGGCCTACCGCGACCGGCAGCGGCTGCTCCCCCGCGAGGAGCGCACCCTGGAAGCGGCGCTGGTTGAGGAGATCGAGGAACTGTGGCAGACCCGCCTGACGCGGGCGATTTCCCCGACGGTCATGGACGAGGTGGATTTTGGCCTGTACTTTCTGACCGCGGTGATCATGGATGTGGTGGTCGAGGTGATGGCCGACCTGCGGGCGGCGCTGGCGGCGGCTTACCCCGGCGCAGCCTGGGACGACCTGCCGCCGATCCTGCGCTATGCTTCATGGATCGGCGGCGACCGGGACGGCAACCCCAACGTCACGCCGGAGGTGACTCTGCGCACGCTGGCGGCGCTGCGGGAGGCGGCGCGGAGCGTCTACCTGGGCGAGATCGCCTTCCTGCGCGACCACCTGACTCAATCCACCGATGAAGCCCCGGTCTCCACGTTTCTGCGCTATTCTATTCCGGTCAGCGACACCCTGGAACGTCGCTATCCCGGCGAACTGTACCGCCAGAAGCTGACCCTGATCCACGATCGCCTGGCCGCCGACGGGTACCCCTCCGGCGCGGCGCTGCTGGATGACCTGCGCCTGTTGCAGGAAAGCCTGCGCCAGAATCGGGGGCGGCATGTCGCTTCCGGCGCGTTGCAGCGCCTGATCGAGAAGGTGCGCCTGTTCGGGCTGGGGCTGGCCCCGTTGGAGGTGCGCCAGGATGCCCGCCTGCATCGCGCCGCACTGGCTGAGATGTTCCGCGCTTATGGCATCAGCGCCGACTACGAGACCCTGCCAGAGGCGGAGAAGCAGGCTTTGTTGACGCGGGAGATCGCCAGCGGGCGACCGCTCTTCCCGCCGGAACCGGCCTTTTCGCCGGAGACCAACGATGTGATCGCCACCTGGCGCATGATCGCCCAGGCCCAGCGCCGCTATGGCCCAGAGGCGATCGACACCGTGATCGCCAGCCGTTCGGAAGCGCCCAGCGACGGGCTGACCATGCTGCTATTTGCCGCCGAGGTTGGCGTGGCCGGGCAGGTCGATCTGGTTCCGCTGTTCGAAACGATCGACGATCTGCGGGGCGCGGCGGAGGTTGTGGCGGCGTTGTTCGACAACCCGGCCTACGCCCGCTATCTCGAGGGACGCGGGCGCCGTCAGCAGGTTATGCTCGGCTATTCCGACAGCAACAAGGATGGTGGCTACTTTGCTTCCAACTGGCAGCTGTACTCCGCCCAGCGCGCTCTGGCGGAACTATGCCGGGAGCGCGGCGTGCTGCTGGAGTTGTTTCATGGGCGCGGCGGGAGCATCGGGCGGGGCGGCGGGCCAACCAGCCGGGCCATCCTTTCCCAGCCGCCAGCGGCGATGCGTGGCCCGATTAAGATCACCGAGCAGGGAGAGGTCATTGCCTACCGTTATAGCAACGCCGCAATCGCTCGCCGCCACCTGCACCAGGTGTTGCACGCGGCATTGCTGGCAACGGGCGGCCAGGCCCAGGTGGAAGTCAGGCCGGCCTGGGCGGCGGCGATGGACACTCTGGCGGAGGAGGGCCGCCGCGCCTATCGCGCCCTGGTTTACGAGACGCCCGGCTTCCTGGACTACTGGCGGCAGGCCACGCCGATCGAGCAACTGCCCCACCTGCCAATTGCCTCCCGTCCGGTACGGCGGACGCCAGCCGGCGGCTTTGAGGCTATCCGCGCCATTCCCTGGGTGTTCTCCTGGATGCAGAGCCGGGCAATCATCCCCAGCTGGTATGGCATCGGGACGGCGCTGGAAGCTTTCTGTGCCGGAGAGGAGGGCGGGCTGGCGTTGCTGGTGGAGATGTACCGCGAGTGGCCGTTCTTTGCCGCGCTGCTGGACAACGTGGAACTTGACCTGGCCAAGGCTGACATGGGCATTGCCGAGCGGTACGCGGAACTGGTGACCGACGGCGCTCTGCGGGCGCGGGTATTCAGCGCGATCACTGCCGAGCATGAGCGCGCCTGCCAGTACGTCAATCGCATCATCGGGCAGCAGCGCCTTCTTGATCACTCGCCGGTGATCCAGCATAGCATCGAGCGCCGCAACCCGTATGTGGACCCGCTGAACTTCATCCAGGTGGCGCTGCTGCGCGCCCTGCGCGACCCGGCGACGGAATCCGGCCAGCGCAGCGCCCTGCTGGAACTGGCGCTCTCCACGGTTAACGGCATCGCGGCGGGGATGAAGACAACGGGATAGACGGATCGATGGACGGCAGTAGTGTGGTGAATGGCGATGGGTGAACTGCTTAAGGGTACGGTTGAGCGTGTCACTTACTACAACGCGGAAAATGGCTACACGGTCCTGCGCATGAAGCCGGAGCAGCCCCGGCTGGG encodes the following:
- the larA gene encoding nickel-dependent lactate racemase, with the translated sequence MRIKLAYGVDGLWLDLPDALDVTVLEPHFVPALAESEAALRAALAAPLESPPLRECVRASDRVAIIFSDITRPTPNHLILPAVLEAIAHVPPEQIVLCNALGTHRPNTSEELVRLLGPVIVSRYRIIQNNAFDPSTQRYLGQTSRGHELWINREVVAADFRILTGFIEPHFFAGFSGGGKALMPGMAGLQTVLGNHDAGMIDDPGATWGVSYGNPIWEEAREAAQRVGPNFLLNVTLNRDQAITGVFAGALPTAHDAGIAFLRQSALVPVAAPFDVVITTNAGYPLDQSLYQSVKGMSAAARIVRPGGAIIIAAACADGIPDHGLYGELLRSAGSPANVLAMVRAFDPPRQDQWQAQIQALVQLKADVYVYSDGLTDTQVRDALLQPCHDIPALVSDLAARYGPGARIAVLPEGPQTIACVGAV
- a CDS encoding class I SAM-dependent methyltransferase; protein product: MSAGFDPDFDDAVWTLDWLRIPVRQVPVGDYESGYRVVREFVEQIDVFGQSYQLDPPLDVRGLFDPAGVLWMSDTPQERMMMYNNARRSQGHILVGGAGLGLYPQYVTGAASFTIIERSPIVLKVVGPMLQEVMAERGVQLRFLVGDIETFLARAEPGGYDTIFLDTWERLDAALLPSINRLRNLSLRHLAPGGQVLLWGYRWMVRLFEEACATLLIMPPEERELWLAEQRPANPRAAVLLTPIADAFRGRTIQRWELDEAVRYCREWVRQVTV
- the ppc gene encoding phosphoenolpyruvate carboxylase; its protein translation is MATTRPGSLQTPLSADIHLLGDLLGQVIREQHGEEAFALVERVRLAAKARRTDDPDALRMLTATIEAQSPEALRILIKAFSHYFQLINIAEDQQRIRVLQAREAAGSLHESVEEAIGVLRGAGLEADAVRELLGRLRVRFVLTAHPSEAKRKEVLLKLRQIAGLMAYRDRQRLLPREERTLEAALVEEIEELWQTRLTRAISPTVMDEVDFGLYFLTAVIMDVVVEVMADLRAALAAAYPGAAWDDLPPILRYASWIGGDRDGNPNVTPEVTLRTLAALREAARSVYLGEIAFLRDHLTQSTDEAPVSTFLRYSIPVSDTLERRYPGELYRQKLTLIHDRLAADGYPSGAALLDDLRLLQESLRQNRGRHVASGALQRLIEKVRLFGLGLAPLEVRQDARLHRAALAEMFRAYGISADYETLPEAEKQALLTREIASGRPLFPPEPAFSPETNDVIATWRMIAQAQRRYGPEAIDTVIASRSEAPSDGLTMLLFAAEVGVAGQVDLVPLFETIDDLRGAAEVVAALFDNPAYARYLEGRGRRQQVMLGYSDSNKDGGYFASNWQLYSAQRALAELCRERGVLLELFHGRGGSIGRGGGPTSRAILSQPPAAMRGPIKITEQGEVIAYRYSNAAIARRHLHQVLHAALLATGGQAQVEVRPAWAAAMDTLAEEGRRAYRALVYETPGFLDYWRQATPIEQLPHLPIASRPVRRTPAGGFEAIRAIPWVFSWMQSRAIIPSWYGIGTALEAFCAGEEGGLALLVEMYREWPFFAALLDNVELDLAKADMGIAERYAELVTDGALRARVFSAITAEHERACQYVNRIIGQQRLLDHSPVIQHSIERRNPYVDPLNFIQVALLRALRDPATESGQRSALLELALSTVNGIAAGMKTTG
- a CDS encoding LCP family protein; the encoded protein is MRLSPPLALAGVVLLMIFTVVAAVAVYGGVRLLTIQAGDIAALPAFDPLRLRPSPTPIGVVSVAQATPTAIAAAIPTAVGGEPEPTAEVQVDPAAGYSAWSDPNRVNILLLGIDQRRGEQGPFRTDTMIVLSVDPVRRSAVMLSIPRDLWVSIPGFAPGRINTANSLGDSYDFPGGGPALAAQTVERNLGIRIHHTIRVNFDLFLRAVEAIAPVEICVTETIHDEAYPDGSYGIMTVHFDPGCQPMNAEQLLQYARVRHTQGGDFDRARRQQQVITAARDRILSLGGVQALLAQAPALWEAARQDIQTTLSFEQLVSLALLAQDIPQENITQAVLDANYVYFETTASGDQVLRLRGDAMRRLVSDLFNPVKMEQEDLRALAASETATLSVVNGTTTQGLAAEARDWLQARGFNVVEIGNATSSGYAHTVIKDYTNKPYTARLLASLLGLPVTAVQPGSDNATVQDIQIVVGEDLIPLLRGQ
- a CDS encoding SH3 domain-containing protein; protein product: MVRARSLCCPGRFLPLILLILALLPGMTTAQGDPCGMIPPRLAIGTYARTTAAEGQTLRLRVTPGLGAASVGRLAGDTQVRVIAGPICADGFRWWQVAATEGLTGWAAEGQDRVYYLEPVRLPAPSPDPADITCALALPPPGEVGKQLRVTHVGAPLAARVLPEAGAALRGRWEADSLLTIVAGPLCRGGSWWWRIIQPDGQPAWIVAGDSVQHYVAVVTPTPTPLPTATATPTLTATVTATPSPTPRPTATPTPSVTPTPRPTLTARPTLTPSPTLDTLCLTVPPPRLRPGQEGRVSTAVDGLRLRLLPAIGAGEIGLLRSGATFTVLDGPLCNTGYYWYRLALPTGVSGWAAEGTSGVYWLEPASPPGVSVGTVFPGR